The Planctomycetia bacterium genome contains the following window.
CCGCGCGTGTTGATCGTGGGGGGCGGATTCGCAGGTTTGAACGCCGCCAAGGCCCTGGGTCGCGCCGGCAATGTCGAAGTGACGTTGGTCGATCGCCGGAATCATCACCTCTTTCAGCCGCTGCTGTATCAGGTGGCGATGGCCGGCCTCAGTCCGGCCGACATCGCCGCGCCGATTCGCAGCCTGCTTTCGAAGTATCGCAACATCCGCGTGATCCAGGATGAAGTGACCGGAATCGACCTCGCCCACAAAGTGGCAATGGTGAACGGCACGGAGCGGGAATTTGAC
Protein-coding sequences here:
- a CDS encoding FAD-dependent oxidoreductase, whose protein sequence is MPRVLIVGGGFAGLNAAKALGRAGNVEVTLVDRRNHHLFQPLLYQVAMAGLSPADIAAPIRSLLSKYRNIRVIQDEVTGIDLAHKVAMVNGTEREFDYLLLACGAQHSYFGRNDWEEFAPGLKSLEQATEIRRRVLTAYEEAERTNDRAAQK